From the Geotrypetes seraphini chromosome 8, aGeoSer1.1, whole genome shotgun sequence genome, the window agaaacatttaaggttaaaAAGGAAACAGGGAGAAATTAGGAAACAGGGAGAAATTTAATATAAGCGTTTCTGGCCGGGTCCTTGCTGCAGCCggttttccattcaaagccgtggGCGTCGACACCTTGCGTGATCCATGgttgtgtcggaagccttctctctgacattttgatgtcagagggaacgcttccgacgCAGCCGCGGATTGCGCAAGGAGCCGATGGCTGCGTCTTTGAGCGGAAAAACTGCtgcaggggagctggccagaaactaAACACCTGCCAGAGGGAGCGCACCCCTGATTTGAAGTTTaaagccgctgctgctggttaaggaaagcagcagtggcagaatagggaggatggccggctgtgcaccccccttggagcatgcacccggggcaTACCGCCCCccccacttggtacgccactgcttcagagtagagagctgcacaggaacgggacgacggggatcccgcgggttcccccttcgggtcacggggatcccgtggggacgccccctagggtcacggggttcctaCGGAGCTGGATGTATTCAGCCGCGAGGCTCGcgtccctacctgccctgccgcacacagccgaacggaagccctccctccctccctccgacgtcagcgctgacatcttgaagacttctgttcggctgtgtgctgcggcagggcaggcagggaaaaggcagtggtacaaggcgggggtcggtccgccccgggtgcagcacagccagccaggtcccccgaccgaccgacaacaggcccggtctgtcaaacctccctgccctgtagccgcaaatttaaattactttcttacagcagcttcaatactccagctgctgtaaaaaggtaatttagattcgcggctacagggcagggaggtttgttggaccgggcctgttctgttgtcagtcgggcgggaaagcgccacaaaggtaaggggcatggaaggagaaagggaggaaaggtggagtggagaggaaaattcgcttaaggtaaaactgaggggggagaaggacgctgaaagcactggggaagacaaaggggtggagaagaatactgaaaggacatggggaagataggggggagagaaggacgctgaaaggacatggggaagacaaaggggtggagaaggatgctgaaaggacatggggaagaccggGGGggggacgctgaaaggacatggggaagaccgggggggaggacgctgaaaggacatggggaagaccgggggggaggacgctgaaaggacatggggaagacagaggggggggagaagcacactgaaagcacatggagaagacagaggggggagaaggacgctgacagaacatggggaagatgggggggagaaggatgctgaaagaaaatggggaagagagagtggagagaagatgctagcaggaaagaagacagagatgccagactatggggggagcggagggaagaagatgggtgccagaccaatttggaagggggagaaaggaaggcacagtaacagagcaaatggaagacgcagagagaagagagacagtggatggaaggaattgaatgagaacctgaggaaagcagaaaccaggcaacaaaggtaggaaaaaaaattctattttttttcttttttttttttgctttaggataaagtagtatattagttgtgttgataaaaatgtataaacattagaggctctggtagaaactcgtttacaaagtatgtattcttcccaattaatatttccaaattaataaagtctttttgcttatttgtaaatgggtttctaccagagcctttaattcagtagcataattaaatgaaataactatttttgtagtttatagggacgggtggggacggatgggattcctcgcgggatcgggtggggacggaggggattcctcacgggatcgggtgggattcctcacggggacgggtgggactttggaggggacggatggggacaggtgggatttctgtccccacgcaactctctacttcagagTGCCCAATTTGTAGAGGTCTAGAGGGTCTCAAACACCCACTTAACTGACTGTGTGTTTCAAACTTTTAGTGGCTGATAATATACATCCTTGACCCTTATTTTCACCTCCTTGATGTCTTGTTTAACACATAATGTTGTTCTATTGTTCAATAAACCATTTCAAATAACACTTTTGATTATGTGTCATTATatttgaaatgtgcatataaTAACAAAAACACTACTACCAACATTAGATTTTGCAGCTTCCAGAGGCACTATTTGGAAATGATTAAGTTAGCACAAAGGGGAATAAGAAAGATTTCCCCACTAACCAATTTTATGCCTGAAGCTGAAGTATCCTGTACTAGGTTTACATCATGGGGAAACGTAGTCAGAAAATTACCCTGGGATGCCATGACCATTTATTCCCCCATGGTAGCAAATCACAAAAATCTGTCATGTGCTAGGGTAAGAATTGTAGTTATGGAACTGTTCGCATTTTGTCAATTTTTCTTATATTAATGCTCACCTTGTCCTGCCTGCAGGTTGGTTTTGGACCTGTGGCACGTGGACATGGAATTATATTCCTGCTAATGTAACACACAATACCCAATGCTGCTTAAGTAGATTGGTCCCAGCATTGGTACACAAACAGCAATTGCTTTATCACAGGATTGCTAGAGCAAAATGCTCTGATAGTTATGCTTTAACTAATCAATGCGATAGTAATGTTAACTTACTCTCAAAAGCTGAAATTATCTCTTTGACAGTCTCTTTAGTTGGTATACCTGGGTTAGCATTATTTAATAAAAAAACCTTATCACTTTAGCTAAGAACATCGATCATATCTTACACAGCACTtagtttttttaaatcaagaacACGATAACTCACCAAAGTGCTGGAATGCGTTATGGGCATGGCTTCCATTTGGCCGGTGGATCCAGGTTATTCTGCAATATCTCCTCTTTGACTGATTGCCCTCTGTTGTTTTCTGCAATGCCTGTCTGCCTTGTTTAACTTGCCTATAAGTCCACTTTATGGTCGCTATCCAAATTCTCCTGAGCAGATTTGCCTCACCTCTTTAAGCCCTTAAAAATAGTTAAATAAGGGGaaatgtagggatggagatctgataagttctgatccagggcatcagaacacaggcagggtcaatacacaggcggttctgaactcaggccaggtcggcacaccgacctaggccctgtgtgcggatTGAGGTCTGTGTGTGGATCCAGGCCTGGGTTtggttctgaggccctgtttctcatttcctctccttctccctcctgccacgtatacattctaagcaaggacaatggttgcaccttgagcagaaggctgaggcattcccccctccctgactcttgccacatattaacctgacatacATTTACTCTttatctcttatcttgtttaagcatcccttatatgggcaacaatcagactttgcctgagcaaggctaatcaagagagcttaagaagcatgcattataacctttggactgtcacattccatagtaagatttgagacatatcagaaatgtacacattgggaatcactttattgtaactgttattatgtattcatatgtcacatgagatagtagctttgagatgCACATGATATAGATAAACAATATATTGCCTTggtttaatcctcactgtaaatgcattatgaaattataatcTTGTAGAGCgttaactaagtaattaatggagatatgattctcaataaaaagagggagagaccattcatttgggGCGCCTCCTCCAGATTCTAAGATTGCATGTGTGTTTCTTTGTGGGGCATTCCTacatagggtgggggaggggcagtgtagaaataaacaaacattacCTTATGCTCAGTTTCACAATTCTTTATTAATATTTGAGAACATAGAAATCTTTAAAGGCAGACTAAGTATGTTCTAAATTCTGATCAGATGCCAGCCCCTTATATAGGGAATTTGGCATCTTAAACACAAAGGatcaaagaatacataaaaggattCATTACTATAAAGCCcatattttataaacagtgccGTAAGTTAGGCACAGGTAGGTGCCCTACCGGTacctaacttaagtggaaaatgccatttaaaaatgagtaatagcattttttaaaaaaagtaaatacCTGCATCATGGCTATGGAAGTGCTTTACGACACCTAACGCTACTGCATGCATGGCTAATGCTAAAAATAGTATTAAGCATCATAAAGTGCCTCCGTAGCTacgattcacatgaaaggtaggtgctagaaatgtaggccccgaaaaacctggtctacatttccgtcACCTATCTTTCACAAagccgtgattctataaattaTAGAATTTATATCAAAAACATCCGGTTGAATATAATCTTCACACATTCATAAATAAATActcataaggaaatactttgatactCAATCCTCAGAGGGTTAATCTCCCGTTGGTTCTAGTGAACAAAGCCCAccgaacccgatcttcataggatctcaTTGGATCAAAATATAACGTTTTTTTATCTTTTTCCTTTaattcttttattctttttatgtCAATAATTTTAATATAAATAGTGAGTATAAAACTTTCACTTAGCTTGTAAGCTTTATTTTAAagaggggagcgcctccaccaacatgtccatgtttcacacgctttcctcagggtcgaggctcccttaaTATATCTGTAAAACATTGAATGTATTTAAATATCAAGCATTCACCCATTACATAATTTCAAATAATCTCAGTTAATTGATTTCATATGGCTAATCAAGCCCCACATCTTATGTTATATTAATATTAAATTTCAGCTTACTGTTTTGTTCAGTAGAACTCGCTCCATTTGATATGCTATCATTCTGATTTTAGAGCATATGTCGTCATATCCGGTATTTTAAACCCTTGAGAGAACCAACCCCCAAGGGACCCACCATGCATTgcatcagaaaaaaaaacttgcaAGGGACTATAGATAAAATCACACTAAGGACATCCAATCGATCTCCTCGTTTAATCCATTGGGGGATAAAGCATCTAACaaataaatccatttttgctctttTATGTTAAGAGCTTTTTTATAATTATCGATTGGATGTCCTTAGTGTGATTTTATCTATAGTCCCTTGCAAGTTTTTTTCTGATGCAATGCATGGTGGGTCCCTTGGGGGTTGGTTCTCTCAAGGGTTTAAAATACCGGATATGACGACACACGCTCTAAAATCAGAATGATAGCATATCGAATGGAGCGAGTTCTACTGAACAAAACAGTAAGCTGAAATTTAATATTAATATAACATAAGATGTGGGGCTTGATTAGCCATATGAAATCAATTAACTGAGATTATTTGAAATTATGTAATGGGTGAATGCTTGATATTTACATACATTCAATGTTTTACAGATATAttaagggagcctcgaccctgaggaaagcgtgtgaaacatggacatgttggtggaggcgctcccctctTTAAAATAAAGTTTACAAGCTAAGTGAAAGTTTTATACTCACTATTTATATTAAAATTATTGACATAAAAAGAATTAAAGAATTAAaggtaaaagataaaaaaaacgTTATATTTTGATCCAAtgagatcctatgaagatcgggttcggTTGGCTTTGTTCACTAGAACCAACGGGAgattaaccctctgaggatcgagtatcaaagtatttccttatgagTATTTATTTATGAATGTGTGAAGATTATATTCAACTGGATGTTTTTGATATAAATTCTATGGACTAATTCCGGTTATAAGTATAGCCACCAGAGTAACTTTCTATACatagtgattctataaatggcatcgttgcatgattgacacacaatcggcgGCCTTTTTTTTTAGGAGGATGATGACGACAATGGCACCACTTAAAGAGTTTGGGCTTAAGTGCACAGCTTAGTTTACTAACGACTTCATACATTTGTTTTAAATCATTCATGATAGACTCCTTTACCCCTTCACATTTGATTACCCATTATTTATTGGAACTATAAATTGGTCACAGATATGAGTGACTTACAAGGTTTTCTGTCAAGTAACACTATATACATAAATGATATTGAAGTAATTCACATCCAGCAGAGGGGTCATACATAGTGACCTTACTAGTTCCAGAATCTTAGCTTAATACTAGTGATACATTTTTCCAGTTCCACAGTGGACATGGTTCTATTCACTTACCTTGGACCTAGACCCACTCCAAATtaagggctatattcactaagcaaaccgatcgtgtaccaattggtttgcgaccagtgttcccgctaaggtgcgttggcctgcgcgcgcgcacaaaatattacatcgcagcgcaaagtttctcttcacagcgcacacacgcgtcgcaaaggtaaggggaggtaaggtaaggggacgcattggggggattgcacttccccacaattgccatgcttcggttcctcttcttccttccttcctcccccctccccccgcgggaccctgcggcaccatcaactcttactccctctaatgtcggccctgcagctccagacttcctcgcaccttctcccctccccctttggatcgctattattttaaatgttatagccgcggagctgtatccatcagtggagatgtctaacctcggcctgccccggaactcttactgcagcagacgcccgtctaggcaggaacaggaagtcactgttgcagtaagagttccggggcaggccgaggttagacatctccactgatggatacagctccgcggctataacatttaaaataatagcgatccaaagggggaggggagaaggtgcgaggaagtctggagctgcagggccgacattagagggagtaagagttgatggtgccgcagggtcccgcgggggggggggggaggaaggaaggaagaagaggaaccgaagcatggcaattgtggggaagtgcagagctgcagggaagagtgttgcggtacccagctggagggagaaggaagatgagggagggaattaaaggagatgccagggcttggagcgtaggaggaaggtatgccagtctaagggaaaaggaagggggagatgtgagagcatggagggggagcgaaagatggaagaaaaggaaaggagagagatgccagagaatcagggaaggggagataccagactatgaggagaggtgtgggagagggaaggcgaggagagagatgccagaccaatggggtgaaaggagagatgaagggggaggcatacagtttctggaaggggcatagaaggagagaagatgccatataggggaagagagacggcagacagtgaatggaaggaagagagttacaagaagatgaggaaaggagaaaccacagaagacaaaggtagaaaaaaatttctatttatttattgctttaggagacatgtgtcactgtttctgtgaagcattgtatgcagagtccagcttcttgctggttcaatttaacctttgtctatgtatttttattttatccccccttttacaaaactgtgaagcgtttttagcaccagccttggtggtagcagctctgatgctcagaattttatgagcatcagagctgttacctccgtagctaaaatccacactacagttttgtaaaagagggaggggttagtttgtgattacatattccttactaggcgaaggtgttttctgtgttctgtgtgttcgaaagacatggttttctgttaggattgacggtgtaggattgatctgtgctggtctggcttgtttagttttacaatgggtgtattgatgtactgctcactgcaatatgtaagatgctgccttttcctaggtactcatgtgtgacgtgtggtttgttactaaaaatcatgtttttcttacagatgggggggggtgccaaaaaatgatgggccccggatgttacatatgctaggtacgccactgtatgtaaagataccagaaagctggcgtagcaaaaacttctaagttttgagtatttaaccctcccacaatctcacgggcactcgtttcaagtttattgagattttgatttaaacgcaatatcaaatattttcaatgcatataacaaaaataaatttggggaaataaataaaaccatttgaaccagtgttcccgctaagctgcgctggcgtgcgctggcgcacaaaatattacatcgcagcgcacacgtttctcgtcacagcgcacgatcggaagaggcgtacggcagatggcagggcggcgagaggagaatcgggcgagttggctcataacttgctggcgcccgatatttttggctcacggtgaaaaaagtttgctcacaacacccgcccgcttagagggaacactgtttgcgacccctttgtgacccgatttccctccgatctgattcactaacctgtgtccagaccatcctctgatccgcacatgcaaatgaaggggaacggcattcaaatgatggcaggcagcaattcaataacaaaaaccctgcaacgccgactgggctggctgatcacaaacaagcaactgctgaggaccagttgctcagatcctttccgactgccctgctttctgccaccctgctctctgccctgtttttCTGCTCTTTACCCCAAACTCCTGCACCCCTGATCTCCTCTGCcacaaatctctcctgctgccctgactctcccgcccttccccgcagtgcaagcccgcaggtttaaagcgggttaaaaccacaggcttgggaagggggaaaaaaacccccaacaaaaaagaaatttccCTGCTCTGCTGAGCACAGAtggccagcacatgcgcagaccatctacagatggtctgcgcatgctcaaggattgagtctgttgggggcgtgattccgattgccctcatttgcatgagggcgatttgtgaatcagccctccccccccccctcccggacaCGGATCGAATCGGATCCCTCACGCTGTGGATATTTCTACCCACTAATCCCCTTCCAGATTACATCTATCATGGTCACAGTATCCCAAGAGCCTTCACTTCACTTGCAAACTCAGTACCATAGTAATCCATCAGAGGCCAGAAAGCAATGCTCAggtggtttcctggaggcagagGGGCTGTCAAAACATTTGCAAGTAAGAAACTAAACATGAAGCACATTCTCAGGCCTAACAGTTCAGAGCAGTCATTTGGCCCTCAAAAGCCAAGATAGATTTTGTATATCTGTCCACATACAAGGTTGGGATCTTGGAGTGCGTGCCACATTACCAGCATCTCGTACGGCATAAACCGATGCACCATCAATAATTCTTTGTAGTAACAGGGGTCAAAGGCATCCAGCTTAGATGAGGGTATGCTGACTCCCACTGTTCTCATGCCCATATGAGAAGCAGGGGCAAGCCCAGCCTTCTTCAGGCACATGCCCAGATACACATCATCAATGGGGAAGAGCTCAATATCCAGTGATGCCTTGTAGATGGCATGAGATGTGAAGCCTGACATCAAAATGCCTCCACCTCCGCAGTACGGTGGGTATGAATCGGAGTTAGTGATTTGCTTTGGTACATAATATTTACTCCATGTTTCACGGATGGGACCCACATAGGCAATCAGCTGTCCAACATACAGGTGGCTATCATTGGTACTGGCCAGTCCCACCAGGTATTGGACCACATTGTATGTGTGGACAAAGACATCGTCATCGCCATTGAAGATGAACCTGGCACCAGGACACATCTCCTCCATCCATTGGTGGAAGAGAACCTGCTTCAGTGTCAGGTTGAAGAAGGTGTCATAGAAGTCCCACTGCAGGATATCCCTATGCTCCTGTCTCTCCAGTTGCAGGAGTCTGTTCATCTTCCTGGCTTCCAATAGATTGGAAGAGACTCCTGTGATGAAAAGCCGACGGACCTGAAGCCCTTGGTATGTTGTCTCTACACCCCATGTTTTACGGATGATTTCTCGTCGTTCATAGTTCCTAGGAGATGACTTGATGACCATGAGGAGAAAAACATTCTTGGAGGCCTGAGCCCCCCCACATTTGTTGGGGACATCTAGGATCATGCAGAACTCCTTACAGTGCCTGTAACGCAGGAAGTTCTTGATATGATCAGGTAGCTGTGTAAAGCCAGAGACATTTACCACAGTACTATTTTCTGTACAGCCTGGGACCTGCTTATAGTCTCGGGCAAGAGGCACCATAGATAGAACATGAGAAAGTCTGTCTTCCTGTGCTGACTCTTGTGTGGGTAACAGAGTTGTGTCCCTGTCATTTTCATGCAAGAGGAAGATAAGTCCAAGGAAGCCCACAGCAGTAAGAATGATCAATTTCAAGCTTCTATACTTCCACTTCATTCTCTCTgcaaaaccaaataaaaaaatgcattaaaagaAACCTACAAAAAGATAAGAACCAGCATCATATAAGATTcgttacaaattttaaaaatgttcaagTAAGAATTATTTCTTTAATTTACTATACTGTTTTCCAAGGGGGgcctcagaatagtttacatgaatttattcaggtactcaagcattttcccctgcctGTATCTGGGGCAACAGAGGATtgggtgacttgctcagggtcacaaggagcagcgtgggtttgaacccccaacattagggtactgaggctatagctttaaccactgtgccacactctcccctatatATGGAAAGCTTCATTTTCCACATATAGAACAATGGGAAAATTCCTTCTGCCAATGTGAATCCTAAGTGATTCCTAGAGATTCAATTCCATGAGGAGCTTGTTTGCATGACTCCCTCCATGCCCTCAATTCACTAACAGGAACAGGACAAATGGTATGTAATGATACTCATTTTCAAAGGCACACTAAATCTGTGAACACTTAAGTTACAAAAACCAAATATGTGTTtgcatataatataatataaagggAGAAAACATTAAGGCCTAGAGagtcactaaagtcagcaataaCCACTAAACCTGATTTCACAGGCTTAGCAATAATCGCTGCTAACTgacccaattcacaaaatggcccaccccttgtttttcatctcaatcacccattttccgatccggccatgtaAATCAGTAAaaacccatgcaaaatagccaagcaactgattcacttacattgcttggctatttagcatcgggttttacagACCGTAAAACCTGATTGCTGCcagttttttgacaggtctgcttgatttggggggggggttccattttttttcccatggcacagatattttgcgtgtattacatgCACAAAATATCttcccccattaaaaaaaataaacaaatcccCCCACCGCTGCTAATGGCCCTCCCCCATGACAATCGCACATGCCCCCCTGAGCCACCATCCCCCCTCCAAACCtgaaaaaacagcaggagggatgcccactccctcctgcctcaaagACTCCTGCCCACCCGCTCTCccgaaaaaaatggcaggagggatgcctactccttcctgccaccacagtgccccctccctttctctgttgggagcaggaggtactaaaaatacctcctgctcctcctctggcCGCTACGCCAATGGGCCTTGGCCCCACTccggtgtatcatgtgatgcatggggagggtcctaaagccctgattggctcagacaccaaaAGCGATTGAGtcttatctttagtgaatctagccctaagtgtctgAACTTATCTCTTTATAGCTCAAGACTAAAACAGGTCAAAGAAACAGTGCTGGCATCCAAGTGTGAAGATATCCATTGAAGCAatcttaccgtaacaggtgttatccagggacagcaggcagatattctctacatgtgggtgacgtcatccacagagccccgacgcggacagcttttcaagcaaacttgattga encodes:
- the B3GNT3 gene encoding N-acetyllactosaminide beta-1,3-N-acetylglucosaminyltransferase 3 isoform X1 encodes the protein MAELFAVEPALASAPVSASTSASKTSASKGSTPASKTSAPERMKWKYRSLKLIILTAVGFLGLIFLLHENDRDTTLLPTQESAQEDRLSHVLSMVPLARDYKQVPGCTENSTVVNVSGFTQLPDHIKNFLRYRHCKEFCMILDVPNKCGGAQASKNVFLLMVIKSSPRNYERREIIRKTWGVETTYQGLQVRRLFITGVSSNLLEARKMNRLLQLERQEHRDILQWDFYDTFFNLTLKQVLFHQWMEEMCPGARFIFNGDDDVFVHTYNVVQYLVGLASTNDSHLYVGQLIAYVGPIRETWSKYYVPKQITNSDSYPPYCGGGGILMSGFTSHAIYKASLDIELFPIDDVYLGMCLKKAGLAPASHMGMRTVGVSIPSSKLDAFDPCYYKELLMVHRFMPYEMLVMWHALQDPNLVCGQIYKIYLGF
- the B3GNT3 gene encoding N-acetyllactosaminide beta-1,3-N-acetylglucosaminyltransferase 3 isoform X2 encodes the protein MKWKYRSLKLIILTAVGFLGLIFLLHENDRDTTLLPTQESAQEDRLSHVLSMVPLARDYKQVPGCTENSTVVNVSGFTQLPDHIKNFLRYRHCKEFCMILDVPNKCGGAQASKNVFLLMVIKSSPRNYERREIIRKTWGVETTYQGLQVRRLFITGVSSNLLEARKMNRLLQLERQEHRDILQWDFYDTFFNLTLKQVLFHQWMEEMCPGARFIFNGDDDVFVHTYNVVQYLVGLASTNDSHLYVGQLIAYVGPIRETWSKYYVPKQITNSDSYPPYCGGGGILMSGFTSHAIYKASLDIELFPIDDVYLGMCLKKAGLAPASHMGMRTVGVSIPSSKLDAFDPCYYKELLMVHRFMPYEMLVMWHALQDPNLVCGQIYKIYLGF